Sequence from the Gloeocapsopsis dulcis genome:
GAGAAGAATTAGCAACTTGTTGTACCTCTCCTATGACAGGATTTTATCGTAATGGGGTATGCGAAACAGGTCCGCAAGACAGTGGAACCCACGTTGTTTGCGCTCAAGTCACAGAGGAGTTTTTGACGTTTACTCATTCTAGAGGTAACGATCTCAGTACACCCAGACCAATGTTTAATTTTCCTGGACTTAAACCAGGCGATCGCTGGTGTCTTTGTGCCTCGCGTTGGAAAGAAGCGTTTGATGCTGGTGTTGCCCCTCCTGTGCTTTTATCTGCAACGCATGAAGCCGTCTTGAAGTTTGTTTCTCTACAAGACCTCAAACATCACGCCTTGGATCTCGACTAGCTTTATTATTCCTAAACCCTCATAATTCTATAGGGTCATACTCTTTTGGGTAGATGAACTGCTGTTTAGTTGTCAGTACAACTTTAGGTAGCAATGTCTTAGGAGGGTGTATATAGACCATGGCAGACAACGGAAATAACGCACCGTTAAGTAACCTGGAGTACGATCTACTGACAGCGTTACAGAATAAAGCCGAAGCTGTTAAAGCTTACGACACTTACATTCAAGATGCCCAACAGATGCAATCACAGCCTTGTGTTGAACTATTCCAAAAGCTGCGTCAAGCAGACATAGATCAAGCACAAGAGATCCGCCAACATCTGCAAGAAGTCATGCAAAAAGGCAAGATGTAAGGTACGGCAAGTAAACTTATCTTAAGTATACGCAGTACGTCTCATCATCTGCACTGCGTTCTTGAGCAAAAACTTTAATATGATGTAGGGGCATTTACTCAAAAGCCCCATTTTTTGTAGCAAAATTAGCTTAAAGTTACCTCTTAAGACAGGTTAATTAAAAGAAATATAAATTTATTCTGTAACACTTGTTACTGATTTCTGACTTTGTTAGAATATCAGGACATAAATTGCAAATTACAGAGAACATCATTATGAACAGAAAGCAACAAGCCGCAAAACAAGCAGCGGAAGCTCACCGCATCAATATTCAAAGAAGCTTACAGCACAGATTAGAAGTTGCGAAATCTCAAGGTGATGAAAAGCTGATCCGTCAACTAGAAGCAGAGATCAATTACTTTAACTAAAACATTGGGAATTAGCTACTAGCTAAAAAC
This genomic interval carries:
- a CDS encoding DUF2237 family protein, coding for MTGFYRNGVCETGPQDSGTHVVCAQVTEEFLTFTHSRGNDLSTPRPMFNFPGLKPGDRWCLCASRWKEAFDAGVAPPVLLSATHEAVLKFVSLQDLKHHALDLD